From a single Collibacillus ludicampi genomic region:
- the tpiA gene encoding triose-phosphate isomerase — MRKPIVAGNWKMYKTPSEAVNFVREVGNSFVSVTGIDIVICAPFTALDRLGEAVAGKNMALGAQNMHFLKEGAFTGEIAPGMLVELGVKYVIIGHSERRQFFNETDESVNMKVKAALAAGLVPIVCVGEKLAEREVGDTFKVVDAQTRAAFAGVSQEQAKDIVIAYEPIWAIGTGKTATAQDANEVCAHIRQTVGTLYDGETAQAIRIQYGGSVKPENIAELMEQPHIDGALVGGASLQPQSFVALVQAAHKQ, encoded by the coding sequence ATGCGTAAACCAATCGTAGCAGGCAACTGGAAGATGTATAAAACGCCAAGTGAAGCGGTCAATTTCGTTCGGGAAGTGGGAAATTCCTTCGTTTCCGTGACCGGAATCGATATCGTGATTTGCGCGCCGTTTACCGCATTGGATCGCCTGGGGGAAGCGGTTGCCGGCAAAAACATGGCCCTTGGCGCACAAAACATGCACTTTTTAAAAGAAGGTGCATTCACCGGAGAGATCGCACCAGGCATGCTCGTCGAACTCGGGGTGAAATATGTGATCATCGGTCACTCGGAGCGTCGCCAATTTTTCAATGAGACCGATGAGAGTGTCAACATGAAAGTGAAGGCTGCTCTCGCCGCCGGATTGGTTCCGATCGTTTGTGTCGGCGAAAAGTTGGCAGAGCGGGAAGTAGGTGATACATTTAAAGTCGTCGACGCTCAAACGCGCGCCGCGTTCGCCGGCGTTTCCCAAGAGCAAGCGAAGGATATCGTGATCGCTTATGAACCGATCTGGGCGATCGGTACGGGCAAGACGGCAACCGCCCAAGATGCGAATGAAGTTTGTGCACATATTCGACAAACGGTGGGCACTTTGTATGACGGGGAAACGGCACAGGCGATTCGCATTCAATATGGCGGTTCAGTCAAACCGGAGAATATTGCAGAACTGATGGAACAGCCACATATCGACGGGGCACTCGTCGGTGGTGCGAGTTTGCAGCCGCAGTCATTCGTAGCTCTCGTGCAAGCGGCACATAAGCAGTAA
- a CDS encoding phosphoglycerate kinase — protein sequence MNKMTVKDIDVRGKRVFVRVDFNVPLENGRITDDTRIQAALPTIRYLIDQGAKVILASHLGRPKGEVNPKYSLDPVAVRLSELLGKNVEKASDSIGDAVKERVNLMREGDVLLLENVRFHKGEEKNDPELARAFAELADVYVNDAFGAAHRAHASTAGIANYLPAVAGFLMEKEIDIMGRALSDPDRPFAAIIGGAKVSDKISVIENLLTKVDTLIIGGGMANTFLAAQGYKLGKSLVEEDKIDIAKALLARAEEKLLLPVDLVVANAFQPDADHQVVSLSDVPEDWMALDIGPKTVERYAEVIRKAKTVIWNGPMGVFEMDVFAVGTNAIAKAMAEVEGTTIVGGGDSVAAVEKTGLADKMTHISTGGGASLEFLEGKALPGVVALRDRA from the coding sequence ATGAACAAAATGACCGTAAAAGATATCGATGTGCGTGGCAAACGCGTATTTGTGCGCGTTGATTTTAACGTTCCGCTCGAAAACGGTCGCATCACAGACGATACACGAATTCAGGCGGCTCTTCCCACGATCCGGTACCTGATCGATCAAGGAGCCAAGGTGATCCTGGCGAGCCACCTGGGTCGTCCGAAAGGGGAAGTGAATCCGAAATACAGCCTGGATCCTGTCGCGGTTCGCTTGTCCGAATTGCTCGGAAAGAATGTGGAAAAAGCGTCCGACTCCATCGGTGATGCTGTGAAGGAACGCGTAAACCTCATGCGAGAGGGAGATGTCTTACTTTTAGAAAATGTGCGTTTTCACAAAGGAGAAGAAAAGAATGATCCGGAACTGGCACGAGCTTTTGCCGAGTTAGCGGATGTGTATGTCAACGATGCGTTCGGTGCCGCCCATCGCGCGCATGCGTCGACAGCGGGAATCGCGAACTATCTTCCTGCGGTCGCCGGTTTTCTGATGGAAAAAGAAATCGATATTATGGGACGTGCGCTCTCCGACCCCGATCGTCCGTTTGCGGCGATTATTGGAGGTGCCAAAGTCAGCGACAAAATTTCGGTGATCGAGAACCTTCTCACGAAAGTCGATACCTTGATCATCGGCGGAGGCATGGCCAACACGTTTCTTGCCGCGCAAGGATATAAACTTGGAAAGTCGCTTGTCGAAGAGGATAAGATCGATATTGCGAAAGCGTTACTTGCTCGTGCGGAGGAGAAATTGTTGTTGCCGGTGGATCTTGTCGTCGCAAACGCTTTTCAGCCGGATGCGGATCACCAAGTCGTTTCCCTCTCAGACGTTCCGGAAGATTGGATGGCTCTCGATATCGGACCGAAAACGGTCGAGCGTTATGCGGAAGTGATCCGAAAAGCCAAGACGGTCATCTGGAACGGACCGATGGGCGTTTTTGAAATGGACGTATTTGCGGTGGGCACCAATGCGATCGCCAAAGCGATGGCGGAAGTGGAAGGAACGACCATTGTCGGTGGAGGCGATTCGGTTGCCGCCGTGGAGAAAACCGGCTTGGCAGATAAAATGACACATATCTCTACCGGTGGCGGTGCTTCTCTCGAGTTTTTGGAAGGGAAAGCACTGCCAGGTGTTGTCGCATTGCGCGATCGTGCGTAG
- the gap gene encoding type I glyceraldehyde-3-phosphate dehydrogenase, producing MAIKVGINGFGRIGRNVFRAALKNQNIEIVAVNDLTDAQTLAMLLKYDSVHGQFPGEVEAKEGKLIVNGKEIQVLAEREPGKLPWGQLDVDIVVESTGRFTDKNQAVAHIEGGGAKKVIISAPAKNEDITIVMGVNEEKYDPANHHVISNASCTTNCLAPFAKVLHEKFGIRHGLMTTVHSYTNDQQILDLPHKDLRRARAAAMSIIPTTTGAAKAVALVLPELKGKLNGFAMRVPTPNVSVVDLNVELERETTAEEINAVLKEAAEGPLKGILGFSDLPLVSRDYNGNPLSSIIDGLSTMVLDGTMAKVVSWYDNEWGYSNRVVDLANYIGERL from the coding sequence ATGGCAATCAAAGTGGGGATTAATGGTTTCGGAAGAATCGGGCGCAACGTTTTTCGTGCGGCACTTAAAAATCAGAATATCGAAATCGTAGCCGTCAACGATTTAACGGACGCGCAAACATTGGCGATGCTGCTGAAATACGACTCCGTGCACGGTCAATTTCCTGGCGAAGTAGAAGCGAAAGAAGGAAAGCTGATCGTTAACGGCAAAGAGATTCAAGTATTGGCGGAGCGTGAACCGGGCAAACTTCCTTGGGGCCAACTCGATGTCGATATTGTCGTCGAGTCAACGGGGCGTTTTACAGACAAAAATCAAGCGGTCGCGCACATCGAGGGCGGCGGAGCGAAGAAAGTGATCATTTCCGCACCGGCAAAGAATGAAGACATCACCATCGTCATGGGGGTTAATGAAGAGAAGTATGATCCGGCAAATCACCATGTGATCTCAAACGCATCCTGCACGACGAACTGTCTGGCTCCGTTTGCCAAAGTCTTGCATGAGAAGTTTGGGATTCGCCACGGGCTAATGACGACCGTTCACTCCTATACGAACGATCAGCAGATTTTAGATCTTCCGCATAAAGATCTGCGTCGTGCGCGTGCCGCAGCCATGTCGATCATTCCTACGACGACAGGAGCCGCCAAAGCGGTCGCATTGGTTCTGCCGGAACTCAAAGGAAAGCTCAACGGTTTTGCGATGCGCGTTCCAACGCCCAACGTGTCTGTAGTGGATCTGAATGTTGAATTGGAAAGAGAAACGACAGCCGAAGAAATCAATGCGGTATTGAAAGAAGCGGCGGAAGGACCTCTGAAAGGTATCCTCGGTTTCAGTGATCTCCCGCTCGTATCCCGTGACTATAACGGCAACCCGCTGTCTTCGATTATCGATGGTCTCTCAACGATGGTGCTGGATGGAACCATGGCGAAAGTTGTTTCCTGGTATGATAACGAATGGGGTTATTCCAATCGTGTGGTAGACCTCGCGAACTATATCGGAGAAAGATTATAA
- a CDS encoding sugar-binding transcriptional regulator: MKDLIAIQQKLVPDLLAQMKKRYQILQQIYFAQPIGRRSLAQNLNTTERILRTEVEFLKEQGLVFVENIGMRLTEEGRQLIEELDTFMRDTEGILALEGRLAQILGIPIVHIVPGNTDEDALTKRALAAAAARFIRKVLQPGDVIAVTGGTTIAAIAEMMPSIHLPFTVEVVPARGGIGENVEFQANTIASRLAQKLGGTYRMLHAPDNLSEEAYHSLLADPSVQESLAHIRQARLVVHGIGQAMVMAERRNTSEDVKRLLRENGAVAEAFGYYFNADGSIVYAMNSLGLRLGDLESVETIIGVAGGESKAEAVFSVAKGTRQDVLITDEACAKRILAICS, translated from the coding sequence ATGAAAGACTTGATCGCCATTCAGCAAAAGCTGGTGCCCGATTTGTTGGCGCAGATGAAAAAACGATATCAGATTTTGCAACAAATCTATTTTGCACAACCGATCGGAAGGCGTAGTCTCGCGCAGAATTTAAATACGACGGAACGCATCTTGCGGACAGAGGTTGAATTTTTAAAAGAACAAGGGCTCGTTTTCGTGGAAAATATAGGAATGCGTCTGACCGAAGAAGGAAGGCAACTCATCGAAGAGCTCGATACGTTCATGCGTGATACGGAAGGAATCCTGGCACTTGAAGGCCGCCTCGCTCAAATTCTCGGGATACCTATTGTTCATATTGTTCCGGGGAACACCGATGAAGATGCATTAACGAAAAGGGCGTTGGCTGCTGCAGCAGCACGATTCATCCGTAAAGTCCTGCAGCCGGGTGACGTGATCGCTGTCACCGGAGGGACGACGATTGCCGCTATTGCTGAAATGATGCCGTCCATCCATCTTCCTTTCACGGTGGAAGTTGTGCCGGCAAGGGGAGGCATAGGTGAGAATGTGGAGTTTCAGGCGAACACCATCGCCTCCCGTCTGGCTCAAAAATTGGGAGGGACTTACCGCATGCTGCATGCTCCCGACAATTTGAGCGAAGAAGCCTATCATTCTCTTCTGGCCGACCCTTCCGTTCAGGAGAGCCTTGCCCATATTCGTCAGGCGAGGCTGGTGGTTCATGGAATTGGGCAGGCTATGGTCATGGCAGAACGGAGGAATACTTCGGAAGATGTGAAACGTTTGTTGCGCGAGAACGGGGCTGTCGCGGAAGCGTTCGGTTATTATTTCAATGCGGACGGAAGCATCGTCTATGCCATGAACTCATTGGGACTGCGCTTGGGAGATTTGGAGAGCGTGGAAACGATCATCGGTGTGGCTGGCGGTGAAAGCAAAGCCGAGGCGGTGTTTTCTGTGGCGAAAGGCACCAGACAAGACGTTTTGATCACTGATGAAGCGTGCGCGAAGCGCATTCTTGCGATTTGTTCATAA
- the rpoN gene encoding RNA polymerase factor sigma-54, whose amino-acid sequence MQIGFGLWQEQTQKLVMTPELRQAITVLQFSSQELLEYIENEMTHNPVIEWSASDWAKVAQQQREGMGRERASLREAKEVPFEAVVRKPETLQEHLLTQLALLHISPLERKIAEYIIGNLDTNGYLSMDITEMASLLRVKAADVEKALHHVQSLEPTGVGARNLRECLLLQLREMGEDTPVMSKLVQEHLQDLADAKYSKIAESLGITQLEVQAASDLLKTLDPKPGRAYSDEHPAYVVPDITIEKVGGEYVVVLNDRVLPRLHINDFYRGILSGGKKDVCSETREYITGKLNSALWLLKSIEQRRNTIYKVTQAIVEMQRDFFEYGIDGLKPLTLRQVAEKVELHESTVSRATTGKYVQTPRGVFELKYFFTSGVSTDFGGSASAESIKAKIKKWIAQENPKVPLSDQKITDLLKQEGIQISRRTVAKYREEMGILSSAKRKRI is encoded by the coding sequence ATGCAAATAGGGTTTGGCTTATGGCAAGAACAGACACAGAAGTTAGTGATGACTCCCGAATTGCGGCAAGCGATCACCGTTTTGCAGTTTTCATCTCAAGAACTTCTTGAATATATAGAAAACGAGATGACACACAATCCCGTGATTGAATGGAGCGCGTCCGATTGGGCGAAGGTCGCACAGCAACAGCGGGAGGGAATGGGACGAGAACGGGCATCTTTACGCGAGGCAAAGGAAGTGCCGTTTGAGGCGGTTGTACGCAAGCCGGAAACGTTACAGGAACATTTGTTGACCCAACTGGCCCTTCTACACATATCCCCTTTGGAAAGAAAAATTGCGGAATACATTATCGGCAATTTGGACACGAACGGGTATTTGTCGATGGATATCACGGAGATGGCTTCTTTATTAAGAGTAAAAGCCGCAGACGTGGAGAAAGCTCTTCACCATGTGCAATCGCTTGAACCGACCGGAGTCGGTGCGAGGAATCTGCGCGAATGCTTGTTGCTTCAATTGCGGGAGATGGGTGAAGACACGCCTGTCATGAGCAAGCTGGTGCAAGAACATTTGCAGGATTTGGCGGATGCGAAATATTCGAAAATCGCGGAATCGCTTGGTATTACACAATTGGAGGTTCAAGCCGCATCCGACCTTTTGAAAACGTTGGATCCGAAACCGGGCCGCGCATATTCGGACGAACATCCCGCATATGTCGTTCCTGATATTACGATTGAAAAGGTCGGAGGCGAATATGTGGTCGTGTTGAATGACCGGGTGTTACCACGGCTTCATATTAACGATTTTTATCGCGGCATTCTTTCCGGAGGAAAGAAAGACGTGTGTTCGGAGACACGCGAGTACATTACGGGGAAGCTGAATTCAGCGCTTTGGCTTTTGAAGAGCATCGAACAAAGGCGCAACACGATCTATAAAGTCACACAAGCGATCGTTGAAATGCAAAGGGACTTCTTTGAATATGGCATCGACGGATTGAAACCGCTTACTCTTCGTCAGGTGGCTGAAAAAGTGGAATTGCATGAGTCGACGGTCTCACGTGCTACTACAGGTAAGTATGTCCAAACGCCCCGCGGTGTCTTCGAATTGAAATACTTTTTTACTTCGGGCGTATCCACCGATTTCGGCGGAAGCGCCTCGGCGGAGAGTATTAAAGCAAAGATCAAGAAATGGATCGCACAGGAGAATCCCAAAGTGCCGTTATCCGATCAGAAGATCACGGACTTGCTCAAACAGGAAGGGATTCAGATCTCTCGCAGAACGGTTGCCAAATACCGGGAAGAGATGGGGATTCTATCTTCCGCTAAGCGCAAACGGATATAA
- a CDS encoding pyrroline-5-carboxylate reductase dimerization domain-containing protein codes for MGFIGTGSMGSMLIESFLRSQSPDLSIVACNRSAAKIQAITARFPSVEVKSTPCEVAQSCDLLFLCVKPGDAIPVLQQIRPVLQTEQYLVSITSALSVKDLEAYVPSRVVKIIPSITQMVSSGVILTMYGSRLSERDCIEIGQWLTLIGKPYRIDEKDTRICADLASCGPAFLSFLLREFAIAAVRQGGISEEMAKGLIMEMVHGLGKLFIDGEFTFEDVIQRVSVPGGITEVGLQTLEPLVDGIFDRLLTTTRNHKHHASPSDERTKQ; via the coding sequence ATGGGATTCATTGGCACGGGAAGTATGGGGAGTATGTTGATCGAGTCATTTCTACGTTCCCAGAGTCCTGATCTATCGATCGTCGCCTGCAATCGTTCTGCTGCCAAAATACAAGCGATTACCGCTCGCTTTCCGTCTGTGGAAGTGAAATCCACCCCTTGCGAAGTGGCCCAATCTTGTGATCTGCTGTTTTTGTGTGTGAAACCGGGAGATGCGATTCCCGTCCTTCAACAGATTCGTCCCGTGCTTCAAACAGAGCAATATCTCGTTTCTATAACTTCCGCACTTTCTGTTAAGGATCTGGAGGCGTATGTCCCAAGCCGTGTCGTTAAAATTATCCCTTCCATTACCCAAATGGTATCCTCTGGAGTGATACTCACCATGTATGGAAGCCGTTTATCGGAAAGGGATTGTATAGAAATCGGTCAATGGCTTACCCTGATTGGCAAACCGTATCGCATTGACGAAAAAGATACGCGCATATGTGCAGATCTGGCCAGTTGCGGACCTGCATTCCTCTCTTTTCTCTTGCGTGAATTCGCCATCGCGGCAGTTCGTCAAGGCGGGATTTCCGAAGAGATGGCAAAGGGACTGATCATGGAGATGGTGCATGGATTAGGTAAGCTTTTCATAGATGGAGAATTCACATTCGAGGACGTGATTCAACGAGTTTCGGTCCCAGGAGGGATCACGGAGGTAGGGTTGCAAACGCTTGAACCTCTGGTCGATGGCATATTTGATCGCTTGTTGACGACGACCCGCAATCATAAACACCATGCGTCTCCATCGGATGAAAGGACAAAACAATAA
- the thiD gene encoding bifunctional hydroxymethylpyrimidine kinase/phosphomethylpyrimidine kinase: protein MGIARALTIAGSDSGGGAGIQADLKTFTVLGVYGMSALTAVTVQNTIGVHGIYNLPVEAVVQQIDAVISDIGIDAAKTGMLSQVPIIMAVAERIRHYQVENFVIDPVMVAKGGARLLEMEAQHAIIKHLLPLAKVVTPNLPEAEVLTGMSIRTVDDIREAAKRIVGFGAKSVVIKGGHLEGDAIDIVYDGDTFVELKAPRIMTQHTHGTGCTFSAAITAELAKGRSVQEAVTVAKEFITCAIRDTLGLGHGHGPTNHWAYGKRQG, encoded by the coding sequence ATGGGAATTGCGCGCGCATTGACAATCGCCGGATCGGACAGCGGAGGCGGTGCCGGAATACAAGCCGATCTCAAGACTTTTACCGTTCTCGGTGTTTACGGCATGTCCGCACTTACGGCGGTTACGGTACAGAATACAATCGGCGTTCACGGAATCTATAATCTCCCTGTGGAAGCGGTCGTGCAGCAGATCGATGCGGTGATCAGCGATATCGGCATCGATGCGGCCAAAACCGGGATGTTATCACAAGTCCCGATCATCATGGCGGTAGCGGAGAGGATCCGGCATTATCAAGTGGAAAACTTCGTCATCGATCCCGTTATGGTCGCCAAAGGGGGAGCACGTTTACTGGAAATGGAAGCGCAACACGCAATCATCAAGCATCTGCTGCCCCTCGCGAAAGTGGTCACCCCGAATCTTCCGGAAGCGGAAGTATTGACGGGCATGTCCATCCGTACGGTGGATGACATTCGTGAAGCGGCGAAACGGATCGTGGGTTTTGGAGCTAAAAGTGTGGTGATCAAAGGAGGGCATCTCGAAGGGGATGCGATCGACATTGTGTATGACGGCGACACATTTGTCGAATTGAAAGCGCCTCGTATCATGACACAACATACACACGGCACCGGGTGTACGTTCTCTGCCGCGATCACGGCAGAACTGGCCAAGGGAAGATCGGTTCAAGAAGCGGTCACTGTCGCGAAAGAGTTTATCACCTGTGCGATCCGGGATACGCTGGGACTCGGTCACGGACATGGCCCGACCAATCATTGGGCATACGGAAAACGACAAGGATAG
- a CDS encoding extracellular catalytic domain type 1 short-chain-length polyhydroxyalkanoate depolymerase produces MSNFLEFSFEAFSYKLFVPSGYKEGNAVPLMVMLHGCKQTPDDFALGTKMNKLAEKETFLVLYPAMNYLFNAEGCWNWFLEDNQHRQVGEPAIIAGMIEDVKNNYSVDARRVYVAGLSAGGAMASIMGATYPDLFSGVAICSGLEYSAVDDAIMAVPDAFHAMANGGPDPYECGIKAFREMGEHSRKMPVIVFHGICDTTVHPINALQVITQWAQTNYLVDGGEGQVNVLASKVQAGIINGRSFLQQVYQDKNGSPFMELWLIDGMGHAWSGGDHEGSYTDPLGPDATAILWDFFKRNTN; encoded by the coding sequence GTGTCTAACTTCTTGGAATTTTCGTTCGAAGCGTTCTCTTATAAACTGTTTGTGCCAAGCGGATACAAAGAGGGGAATGCCGTCCCCTTGATGGTGATGCTTCATGGATGCAAACAAACCCCTGACGATTTCGCTCTGGGAACGAAGATGAACAAACTGGCGGAAAAGGAAACATTTCTGGTGCTTTATCCTGCTATGAATTATTTGTTTAATGCGGAAGGTTGCTGGAACTGGTTTTTGGAAGACAATCAGCACCGCCAAGTGGGTGAACCGGCAATCATCGCAGGCATGATTGAAGATGTGAAAAACAACTACAGTGTTGATGCGAGAAGGGTCTATGTGGCAGGCCTATCCGCAGGCGGAGCCATGGCTTCGATCATGGGGGCAACGTATCCCGACCTGTTCAGTGGGGTCGCCATTTGCTCCGGATTGGAGTATAGTGCGGTCGATGATGCGATCATGGCTGTCCCTGACGCATTTCACGCGATGGCGAACGGTGGGCCGGATCCGTACGAATGTGGTATCAAAGCGTTTCGCGAGATGGGTGAACACAGCCGGAAAATGCCGGTCATCGTGTTTCATGGAATCTGCGACACCACCGTACACCCAATCAATGCGCTTCAGGTGATTACGCAATGGGCGCAAACCAATTACCTCGTGGATGGCGGCGAAGGTCAAGTGAATGTACTCGCCTCGAAAGTGCAAGCGGGCATCATAAATGGAAGAAGCTTTTTGCAGCAAGTTTACCAAGACAAAAACGGATCACCATTCATGGAACTCTGGCTGATTGACGGCATGGGCCACGCGTGGTCAGGCGGAGATCATGAAGGTTCCTATACGGATCCGTTGGGACCTGATGCGACGGCTATCCTATGGGATTTTTTCAAACGAAATACGAACTGA
- a CDS encoding amino acid permease: MNLFRKKSIASILALSESKDSSLKKSLGAFDLTMLGIGCMIGTGIFVLTGVAAAKHAGPALVLSFLIAGVACALAALCYAEFASTVPAAGSVYTYSYATFGEFIAWVLGWDLLLEYGFAASLVASGWSGYFQGLLEGFGIHIPTVISSAYNPAKGTFIDAPAIIITLLLTFLLSRGVKESARFNSILVIIKIAVVLLFIAVGIGYVKPHNWTPFMPYGFTGVAAGAATAFLTYIGFDAVSTAAEEVKNPQRDVPIGILASLAVCTVLYITVSAVLTGIVPYNQLDVKNPVAYALQYIHQDWVAGFISLGAIIGITTVLIVLLYGQTRLFYAISRDGLLPKVLSSVNRKTQTPTFSNWLTGIIVSVFAGMMPIDKLADLTNIGTLFAFITVSIGILVLRKTQPNLRRGFKVPFVPWVPLFSIITCGYLLLQLSSIAWIGFGVWFAIGLVIYFTYGYRHSELERHSTIQDAHTEESRSA, from the coding sequence ATGAATTTGTTTCGCAAGAAATCGATCGCATCGATCCTTGCATTGTCAGAAAGTAAGGACTCTTCACTGAAGAAGAGTCTCGGGGCATTCGATCTGACGATGCTCGGAATTGGTTGTATGATTGGAACGGGGATCTTCGTTCTGACGGGAGTCGCTGCAGCCAAACATGCAGGGCCTGCTCTCGTACTTTCCTTTCTTATTGCCGGTGTGGCATGCGCGTTGGCCGCTCTCTGTTATGCCGAATTTGCCTCAACCGTTCCGGCAGCAGGCAGTGTCTATACTTATAGCTATGCAACCTTCGGAGAATTTATCGCATGGGTGCTCGGATGGGATCTGTTGTTGGAGTACGGGTTTGCCGCTTCCCTTGTGGCTAGCGGATGGTCAGGGTATTTTCAAGGATTGCTTGAAGGGTTTGGCATTCATATTCCTACTGTCATCTCAAGCGCCTATAACCCTGCCAAAGGAACGTTCATCGACGCGCCTGCCATTATCATCACATTGTTGCTGACTTTTCTGTTGTCGAGAGGAGTCAAAGAATCAGCCCGTTTCAATTCGATCCTGGTGATCATTAAAATCGCGGTCGTCCTGTTATTTATCGCCGTGGGAATCGGTTATGTCAAACCGCACAATTGGACACCTTTCATGCCCTACGGTTTTACGGGTGTCGCCGCAGGTGCAGCGACCGCCTTTCTCACATACATCGGGTTTGACGCTGTATCGACCGCCGCAGAGGAAGTAAAAAACCCGCAACGCGATGTTCCTATCGGTATTCTCGCATCGCTCGCAGTTTGTACGGTTTTGTATATAACAGTATCGGCCGTTTTGACAGGAATTGTTCCGTACAATCAACTGGACGTAAAAAATCCTGTGGCATACGCTCTGCAGTATATCCATCAAGATTGGGTCGCGGGCTTTATCTCGCTCGGAGCCATTATCGGGATCACGACGGTTCTGATCGTCTTGCTATACGGCCAGACGCGCCTTTTCTATGCGATCAGCCGAGATGGATTGCTGCCGAAAGTGCTCTCTTCCGTCAATCGGAAGACGCAAACGCCAACGTTTAGCAACTGGCTCACCGGCATCATCGTTTCCGTCTTTGCTGGGATGATGCCGATCGACAAATTGGCGGATTTGACGAATATCGGCACATTGTTTGCCTTCATCACCGTTTCAATCGGGATTCTCGTTTTGCGAAAGACACAACCGAATTTACGCAGGGGGTTTAAAGTACCGTTTGTACCTTGGGTTCCCTTGTTTTCGATAATCACTTGCGGATATCTGCTTCTTCAATTATCCAGTATCGCCTGGATCGGTTTCGGTGTTTGGTTTGCCATCGGACTTGTGATTTACTTTACGTATGGGTATAGACACAGCGAATTGGAAAGACACTCAACGATTCAAGACGCACATACAGAAGAAAGCCGCTCTGCTTAG
- the rocF gene encoding arginase: MKKMISIIGVPMDLGQNRRGVDMGPSAIRYANLKERIKRLGYKVEDRGNLHVPTAETYKIENEKLKYLPAVVKVSEDICKEVSAVVKEGHFPIILGGDHSIAIGSIAGLTQVYKKLGVIWFDAHADFNTAETTPSGNIHGMPLACSLGIGHEDLINIGGFSPKVAPENVVIVGARSVDPEERELIKQHGITCFTMHEVDKMGIGKVMEEAIRIASEGTDGIHLSLDLDSIDPDMAPGVGTPVLGGVTYREGHLAMEMLYQSGKVVSCDVVEVNPILDKENKTARTAVEMVCSLLGQSVL; this comes from the coding sequence ATGAAAAAAATGATCAGCATCATCGGGGTACCTATGGATCTTGGACAAAACAGACGCGGTGTGGATATGGGGCCCAGTGCCATCCGTTACGCCAATTTGAAAGAACGGATCAAGCGGCTCGGTTATAAGGTGGAAGACCGCGGAAACCTCCATGTTCCCACGGCAGAAACATATAAGATTGAAAACGAGAAATTGAAATACCTTCCGGCTGTAGTCAAAGTGAGCGAGGACATCTGCAAGGAAGTATCCGCCGTCGTAAAAGAGGGGCATTTTCCGATCATCTTGGGAGGCGATCACTCCATCGCAATCGGCAGTATCGCTGGCCTCACCCAAGTTTATAAAAAACTCGGGGTGATCTGGTTCGATGCACACGCAGATTTCAACACCGCAGAAACGACACCATCAGGTAACATTCACGGGATGCCGCTCGCATGCAGCCTGGGAATCGGACATGAAGATCTGATCAACATCGGCGGATTTTCTCCAAAGGTTGCTCCGGAAAACGTGGTCATCGTAGGCGCTCGTTCCGTCGATCCGGAGGAACGCGAATTGATTAAGCAGCATGGCATTACCTGTTTCACCATGCATGAAGTGGACAAGATGGGTATCGGCAAGGTGATGGAAGAAGCCATTCGCATTGCTTCAGAAGGCACAGACGGCATCCATCTGAGTCTCGATCTGGATTCGATCGACCCGGATATGGCACCGGGGGTTGGTACGCCGGTTCTTGGGGGCGTTACCTATCGGGAAGGCCATCTTGCGATGGAAATGTTGTATCAATCCGGAAAAGTGGTTTCTTGTGATGTAGTAGAGGTCAATCCCATTCTCGATAAGGAAAACAAGACTGCACGCACGGCGGTTGAGATGGTTTGCTCTCTTTTAGGCCAAAGTGTTCTTTAA